ACACCCGCCAGTTTCCGGCGCTGTTCCAAGCCCAGAGGAAGAAGGGGAACGCCGGCCGCGAGATCTTCTGCCTGATGCAGTTCGCCATCTGGCACCGGCTGTTTATCGAGCAGCCGGGTCTCAAGCCGTCGCCGGACGAAGATCCGCTCGACTGGATCAGCTGAGCGCGGCGTGTTTTTCCGCCAGCAGTTCCCGGTAGACCGCCAGATTGCCTTCGACCATGCCGTCGACCGAGAACTCGCGGTCGATCAGCGCCTGTCCGCGCTTGCCCATGTCCCTCGCCAGTTCCGGGTCGTCGAGCAGGCGGCGGATGGCAGCAGCCAGGGCCGCGGCATCGCCCGGCGGGACCAGCAGACCGTTTTCGCCGTCGCGCACGGCTTCCGGAATCCCTCCGGCACGCGAGGCGACGATGGGGACGCCGGCCGCGGCGGCCTGCAGCAGCGAGATGCCCAAGCCTTCGCGCAGGGCCGGATGCACCACCAGGTCCAGGCAGGGCAGGATACGCGGCAGATCGTCCCGGAATCCGGGGAAATGGATGCGATCCGCCAAGCCGAGGTGGCGTACGGTTTCGATCAGGGAGGATTCCAGCGGACCCTTGCCGAATACGAGGACGTGGAGGCCGGGGTACCGTTCGGCCAGTTCGGGGAAGGCTTCGAGCAGAAAGCGATGTCCCTTGCGTTCGATGAGCTGGGCGATCACGCCGATCGCCGTGCAGTTCTCGGGCAGCCCGAATTCGGCGCGGAACCAGGCGCGGTCGCCGGTCCGGCGGAAGGGTTCGGGATCTATTGCGCTACGCACGCAGCGCAGCTTGGACGCGGGCATGCCTTCCGAGGCCAGTACCTGCCCGATGCCTTCGGAAATCGCGACCACACGGTCATGAAGACGGTATTTCACGGCGACGGCCCATCGCATCTCGGGATTGTCCTGGCGCCGGGAATGTACCACCGGCACGCCGGCCAGACGGGTGGCGATGCCGCCCATGACATCCGCCCCGATCCGGCTGTGCAGGTGTACGAGGTCGGGTTGGACCTCCCCGATGATGCGGTACAGCCGGCCGATGAGGCGGAAATCGAGGTCGCCCGCCATCGGGATGGCGCGCACCTCGGCATGGGCAGCGGCCTCCCGGGCGAGTTCGCTGCCCGCCGGGCAGACCAGCACGTTGTCGATCCCGCGCCGCTTGAGCCCTTCCAGCAGGTACAGCACCTGGCGGGCGCCGCCGTAGAGGTTTCTGCCGCCTTCGACGTGCAGCACCTTCATCGGGGGTTCTCCGGTACGGGCGGGACGAAGGCTTTGGCGGCGGCTATAATCCCGCTGTTTCGGGCCAGGGAACGAACCGGGGGGATGCGATACGCGCAGGGCATGATCGGGAGGCTCTCCGAGAGGCCGTCAAAAGAACCTCGAAGTTTACACCAAGGCATGGGGGACCGGGCCTCGCGGCTCCGGGCCACGGCTCCAATCCGCAGCAGACACCACATCACATGAACAAGCAGACCAGCCCGGCGCTCAGGGACGATTTCCTGGTTTTCGGCGCGCCCACCATTTCCCGCGCGGAGATCGACGAAGTCGTCGCCTGCCTCGAATCCGGGTGGATCGGGACGGGGCCGCGGGTGGCCCGGTTCGAGTCGGATTTTGCCCGCTACAAGGGCGTGCCGGAACAGCGCGTCGCCGCCGTGAATTCCTGCACCGCGGCCTTGCACCTGAGCCTCCTGGCGCTGGGTCTGGAGCCGGGGGACGAGGTCATCACCACGCCGCTGACGTTCTGTGCCACCGTCAACGCCATTCTTCATGCCGGGCTCAAGCCGGTGCTGGCGGACGTCGATCCTGCGACGCTGAACCTCGATCCGCAGGCGGTGGAGGCCGCCGTCGGCGAGCGGACGCGGGCGATTCTGCCGGTGCATTTCGCCGGCCATCCCTGCGACATGGCCGCCCAGGGCGAAATAGCCGCCCGCCACGGCCTGCGCATGGTCGAGGACTGCGCCCACGCCATCGAAACCGAATTCCGCGGGCGGCCCGCCGGTAGCTTCGGGGATTTCGCCTGTTTCAGCTTCTACGTGACCAAGAACGTCGTCACCGGCGAAGGCGGTATGGTGATCGGCAAGAACGCCGACAGCGTCGGCCGGGTCAAGACCCTGGCGCTGCACGGCATGAGCCGGGACGCCTGGAAGCGCTTCGGCGACGAGGGTTTCAAGCATTACCAGGTCGTCGAATGCGGGTTCAAATACAACATGATGGATCTGCAGGCCGCGATCGGCATCCATCAGCTCGCCCGGGTGGAGGAGAGCTGGCGCCGCCGCCGCGAGATCTGGGCGCGCTACCAGGCCGCCTTCGCCGACCTGCCGGTGACCCGGCCGGCCGAGGCGGCGCCGGATTGCCGCCACGCCTACCATCTGTACACGCTGCTGATCGACGAAAAGGAAACCGGCGTGAGCCGCGATGCCTTCCTGGATGCGATGACGGCGCGCAGGGTCGGGGTCGGCGTCCATTATCTCAGCCTGCCGGAGCACCCGTACTACCGCGAGGCGTTGGGCTGGCGGCCGGAGGACTTTCCCCACGCGCAGCGTATCGGCCGCCAGACCGTGAGCCTGCCGCTGTCGCCCGGTTTGAGCGACAGCGACGTCGCCTACGTCATCGACGCCGTCCGCGCCATCGTACTGCGCTGATCGCCCATTTCTTTCGCTCGGAACCATGACAGATAAGCCGCTCAAGGTCCTTCATTACTCGCCGGTCTGGCTGCCGCTGACAGAAACCTGGCTGTACAGCCAGGTCCGCCACCTGCCGGCCTCGATCGCAAACCACATCGTCTGCCGCAGCGTCAAGAACCTGCACCAGTTCGAGGTACCCAACATCCATTGCCTCAAACGGGAAAGCCCGTCTGGTTATCTGCTGCACCGCGCCCTGTTCCTGGCAGGGTTCCGGGAAGGATTCAGCTTTTTCGACAAGACCGCCGCCCGCATCCGGCCCGACCTCGTCCACTCCCATTTCGGCAACAACGGCTGGACCGTGCACAAGGCCGTGCGGCGCCTAGACATACCTCATGTCGTGACTTTCTACGGCCAGGACGTGTCGCGGATGCCGGAGGTCAATCCGGTCTGGCGCGAGCGCTACCGGGAGATGTTCGCCGACGGGGGGACGTTCTATCTATGCGAAGGCCACGCCATGGCCAAGGCCCTGGCCGGCCTTGGCTGCCCCGCGGAACGCATCCAAGTGCAGCATCTCGGCGTGCCGGTGGAGACGATCCGCTACCAGCCCAGGGCCTGGAGTCCGGGTACACCGTTGAAAGTACTGATCGCCGCGAGTTTCCACGAACGCAAGGGCATTCCCTATGCGCTGGAAGCGCTGGCCCGGCTGAATCGCGAGGTGCCGGTGGAAATCACGGTGATCGGCGATGCCGGCGCCTCGGAGGAAAGCCGGGAGGAAAAGCGGAAGATCATGGAAGTGATCGAGCGGATGGATCTCGGACCGGTCACGCGGATGCTGGGGTTCCAGCCGCACGAGGTGTTCTGGCGCGAAGCCTACGCCAACCACGTCTTCCTCTCGCCCAGCATCACCGGCAGTGACGGGGATACCGAAGGCGGTGCGCCGGTCGCCATCATCGAGTTGGCGGCGAGCGGCATGCCCATCGTCAGCAGCAGGCATTGCGACATCCCTGAGATCGTGCTGGACGGCCAGACCGGCTGGCTGGCCGGGGAGCGCGATGTAGACGGCCTGCTGGACTGCCTGCACCAGTGTCTCGCCGCGGCGTCCGGATGGGATGGCATCCTCGCCGCGGGAAGGCGGCGCATCGAGACGGAATACGATGCGGCGACACAGGGGCGGCGTCTGGCGGCGATTTATCAGCAGCTTGTTGGCGCGGGACACTGAATAATCGTCGGGGATGTGATACCTAAATCGAGTGCGGACCAGATTGCGGGGCCGCCTGAAACACGCCGCTAAGCTTGCTTTAGTCACCAACGCAGCCGCGGGATTGAAAGCGTTCGGCGGTCAGCCGAAACGCCCGGTGATGTAATCCTCCGTCAGTTTATGGCGCGGATTCTGGAATATTGCGTCGGTGGCGCCCACTTCGATGAGGCAGCCGAGATGGAAATAGGCAACACGCTGCGCCACCCGCGCCGCCTGGGATAGCGAATGAGTCACGATGACGATGGTGTACAGCTCCCGCAGTTCGTCGATGAGCTGTTCGATGGCCGCCGTTGCGAATGGATCCAGGGCGGAGCAGGGCTCATCCATCAGAATGACCTCAGGGTTCACCGAGATCGCCCGTGCGATGCAGAGGCGTTGCTGCTGGCCTCCGGACAGACTGGTTCCCATCTGATCGAGCCCATCCTTGACTTCATCCCACAAACCAGCCCGCCGCAACGACGATTCGACGATCCGATCCAGTTCTGCGCGGCTGCTCGCCAAACCGTGGAGGCGAGGTCCGAAAGCGATATTGTCGTAGATACTCTTGGGAAACGGATTCGGTTTTTGAAATACCATTCCTACCATTGCCCGCAGAGGCACGACATCGATTCCGCCGTGACAGACGTTTCGTCCGTCGATATGGATTTCTCCGGTCACCCGGCACCCTTCGATGGAGTCGTTCATCCGGTTCAAACAGCGCAGGAACGTAGTCTTGCCACACCCCGATGGGCCTATCAGCGCCAGGACCTCGTTCCGGCCGATGTCCAGGGTGAGATTTCGAATGGCATGTTTCGCGCCGTAGTAGACATTGAGGTGGCGGCAGGCAATGCGCGGACTTGTGATGACAGCATCCCCTGCGGCAGCAGCAGGGTCGTGAGGATAGAGGGCGCCCGAAACACGGACTGATGCCTTGTACAACGGCGAGTATCTGGCCGTCGGTTTCGTACCGCGCGTTATCGCGCCCGGCGCAGGCAGACATTCCGAGTCCGTCCGAACCGGTCGACGCCCGGGAGTGCGAAGCGCTGGGGGCAGAATGATGACTGATGACATCAGGGATGGTGGAAAGGTTTCGCGTCACCTGTCTAGCCGATACATCCTGGGGGCAAGCGGACGCCCGCGGAGCCTTTGCATCGCTCTGACAGCCCCTAGATCAGAAGGAAGATCATGGAATTGTGAAAATAATTCCATATCAAGATGACAAATCAATGACGACGATTCCGAGGTCGGTGAGTTCGCATCGGCTGGACCGAAGCGATATGCACGGCGTCCCGCGTCGGAACGGCCGGAATGTGAGGAAAGCCAGCAAGCGCGCCAAGAGAGGGTGCCCTTTCCCCAGTGCTCTTGATTAGAGGGGCAAGTCAAATCGAGATGTTACAGGGCGTTATTTCACCGCCGGGCTTTTACAATGTGAAGATTTCAAGATAGAATCCCGCAGTCTCAACTGACGTGCTGCGCTGTTTCTGATCCAGCGCTTCTTGGCATGGCTTCTCGGAGATACGCACGGTGTTTGTGTGCGATTCACCGGACAAGGGCGGTTAGCTCAGCGGGAGAGCACTTCCTTCACACGGAAGGGGTCGCAGGTTCAATCCCTGCACCGCCCACCATATAAAACAAACATTTACCTTATTTTTCGGCTGTCACGCTTCTGTTGCCGTGACGAAATCGTGACCGATACTCATCGAGTACACTGACGGCATCCCGCAGGTTTTCCGGCGCGAGGTGAGCATAATGCTCATGCGTCACCCGGATGTCAGAATGCCGTAGCAGATCCGATACCGCATGAATGGACTGCCCGGACTGGACGAGCCAGCTTCCGCACGTCCGTCGTAGATCATGCGGATGCACGTCGATCAAGCCAGCCTTCCTGACCGCTATTCCGAACCCCTTGCGGATGCTGGCGATGCGGTTCCCTTCCTTATCGCAGAAGACCCACTGGCTTGCAGGGCAGTGCGTGGCCCTGAACCGCGCCCGCTGAATCAGTGTCGACCTCGCTTCCTGATTAAGCGGAATGCTGCCGACCTTCCGGTTCTTCTGATTCCGCTTGCCGAGGTAGATGAGTCCCCGGGGCAGATCCACCCGGGCCCAGTCCAGCGCCAGCATCTCACCAGGCCTCATGCCTGTGTTGAGGCCCAGCCGAATGAAATCCACCAGATGCGGAGCCTGCCTGGCATCCCCCGCAGCGCGAATCAGCGCTTCCGCTTCGGCTCGGCTCAACCATCGCAGGCGGCCATCCGCCTCCTTGAGCCGCCGTCCCTTGGCCGGGTTGGGAACGTCCCATTCCAGTTCTTCCCGTGCCCAGTTGAGGGCGGCGCTCAAGACGCCGATTTCCTTGTTGATGGTAGCCGGCTTCACGCCATCCTGTTCGCGTTTCTGGATGTAAGCCCGGACATCGAGTCCCCGCATTTCCTCCAGGACCATGCCGGTGAAATGCGGGTACAGCTGCCTCAGGCTCCAGCGCACGTTTTCGGTATCGTGGCCGCCCCTGTACGCCAGCATCAGCTCGTCGAAACTATGCGTTACTCTGGGTTCTTCATTCCACTGCCTCGCCTGATGTGCCTCCAGTTTCCACTTGGCTAGGAGTGCTTCGGCTTCTTTCCGGTCTGTAGTCCCAGTACTGCGGCGAGTTCTATCGCCGCAGCCGTCGGTGTAGCTTGCCCACCACGTTTGTGAATCGGGGCGCCTGTAGAGCCCCGTGCTTCGTTTAGCCATGTACGTTTCTCCTGTCGCACATTGCCCGCGCGGCTGAAATTATGCGCAAGGTCGATTTGTTCCGCCACGTAGGCGTGGACATATTCGGCCGGGATCATCCGCCGGCGGCCGATCCGAACGGTCGGCAACTCTCCGCGATCGATCATCCTGCGTACCGTGCGGATGGATACGTTCCCGAGCTGCCGGGCGGTTTCATCGAAAGACCAGAGGATTGCCATCGTCACTACTCTCGTTCGGGTAGCGCAGGGTGCGGGGAGAGAATTCAGGCATTGGCGTTGAGTTCCCGGGTTTGTTCGGGGTGGCGTGCCTCTTGGTTACGCCTTACCGCCACCATGGCCGAGTCTGTTATTTCGCAGATGCGCTCCAGCGTTTTTCGGAGGTCGTCAGCGTCGAGCAATTCACCGCATCCGAGTGCAATCGATGAGTCCTGCCATGCCGTTTCCACGGCCATCTGGTAGACGGCCAAGTCTTCCACCAGATCCCGGATCGTCTGCATGGCCAGCACGGGCTTTCCGAATATCTCGACCGTGACGCCTTCATTTTCAGGCTTGACCTCTTCACGAATGTTGGCTCCGCAGCATTCTTTGCTTCCACATTCAGGGCATCTCATTGCACCGCCTCCCCCTGCCGGGTTTCCAGGTACGCTCGGATCGTCGAGGCGCGGAAGCTCTGAATTTCCGAAAAGACGCCTTCGATGACCGCCAGCGTGCCGGCATCGCTGTAATCCGCAATGTCGCCATGGATTCGGAGCAGGGCTTCGGCGCCGGCGTAGAAGGCAATGCGCAGGTTCAGCCGGTAGGCCGGTGGCAGGTCGCTCGGGAACTCCCGTTCGAACGTTGCCCATTTTTCAGCGATCGTGTTCATGCGTTGTCTGGTCCATCTGTCCAATTCGTCGGCCGCTTGGGTCCGGCCAGTCCTCCAGGTCACGCCGGGCAATCGGCGCCCTGGATGCGGATGTTTTGCGCCACCGTCCGCCGGGCGGCCCCGTGAGGAGATACGGGGCGAGGGAGCGATCATGGCGATTTAAGGGCTTCCTGGCGGCTTGCCAGAGCGCGCAGAAGTTCCGAGTGCTCGTCCGCGCTCAGGCGGTTGTCCTCGCGGATGTCCTTCACTGCCCGTGCGATTTCAGGCTTGGTGGTAAAGCTTTCGATAGCAGCCAGCCAATCGGCCACGGCGGGGGATGGGAGGGCGGCCGGAGGCGCTGCGGTTTCCTGGACGATTTCCCCGGTTTCGGTGTCCACGGTTTCGACTGACCGCACCACGGGGGTGTCCGAGGCCTCGGCAGGCGTCCAGGTGCCGTCGATAGCATCATCGACGGAGAGCGATTGCCCTCCTTGCGCCGCGGCGTCGTCGAGCGCTACGGCGGTCGCGAGCTCTGCCGATTTTGGCAGGTATTTGCAAATGCGGCGGATGGCGGTCTTGCGCCACATTTCTTCGGTGTCAGTGTCCCATGGCGTTTCTTTCTTCCACTTCCTGGCGCTCTGGACGTTCTGGCTCCGGTCCCGGATGGCTTCGATCTGCGCCCGCGTCATGACCTCGACGTGGCATCCGCCATCGGAGAATTCCGCGACGGCATAGGCCAGCCGCAAGTCGCCTGGTTCACCGTCCAGGGCCGGCTCGTGCTCCAGCACGGTGGTCAATCCCGTGCGGTACGTGAAGCGGTCGCCATCGCGCACGACGTGCGCTTCGATGCGCTTGATCAGACCGGAGCGGCGCACCAGGTCGATGAGGCCCTGATAACCGGGGATGAGCTGGCATTGCTGGCCGTAGGGGATGAGGTAGGCTTGCCCCATCAGGCCGGGTTCCAGGCCGAGCTGGCTGGCCTGGATGATCGCGGCGAATACGGAAGCCGGCTCGCATTGAGCGAGTTTGGGATTCTTCCTGAATTCGGTCAGGGCGATCCGGCACATCCGGTCCGGATTGAGATGGC
This portion of the Methylococcus mesophilus genome encodes:
- a CDS encoding glycosyltransferase, whose protein sequence is MKVLHVEGGRNLYGGARQVLYLLEGLKRRGIDNVLVCPAGSELAREAAAHAEVRAIPMAGDLDFRLIGRLYRIIGEVQPDLVHLHSRIGADVMGGIATRLAGVPVVHSRRQDNPEMRWAVAVKYRLHDRVVAISEGIGQVLASEGMPASKLRCVRSAIDPEPFRRTGDRAWFRAEFGLPENCTAIGVIAQLIERKGHRFLLEAFPELAERYPGLHVLVFGKGPLESSLIETVRHLGLADRIHFPGFRDDLPRILPCLDLVVHPALREGLGISLLQAAAAGVPIVASRAGGIPEAVRDGENGLLVPPGDAAALAAAIRRLLDDPELARDMGKRGQALIDREFSVDGMVEGNLAVYRELLAEKHAALS
- a CDS encoding DegT/DnrJ/EryC1/StrS family aminotransferase, with product MNKQTSPALRDDFLVFGAPTISRAEIDEVVACLESGWIGTGPRVARFESDFARYKGVPEQRVAAVNSCTAALHLSLLALGLEPGDEVITTPLTFCATVNAILHAGLKPVLADVDPATLNLDPQAVEAAVGERTRAILPVHFAGHPCDMAAQGEIAARHGLRMVEDCAHAIETEFRGRPAGSFGDFACFSFYVTKNVVTGEGGMVIGKNADSVGRVKTLALHGMSRDAWKRFGDEGFKHYQVVECGFKYNMMDLQAAIGIHQLARVEESWRRRREIWARYQAAFADLPVTRPAEAAPDCRHAYHLYTLLIDEKETGVSRDAFLDAMTARRVGVGVHYLSLPEHPYYREALGWRPEDFPHAQRIGRQTVSLPLSPGLSDSDVAYVIDAVRAIVLR
- a CDS encoding glycosyltransferase; its protein translation is MTDKPLKVLHYSPVWLPLTETWLYSQVRHLPASIANHIVCRSVKNLHQFEVPNIHCLKRESPSGYLLHRALFLAGFREGFSFFDKTAARIRPDLVHSHFGNNGWTVHKAVRRLDIPHVVTFYGQDVSRMPEVNPVWRERYREMFADGGTFYLCEGHAMAKALAGLGCPAERIQVQHLGVPVETIRYQPRAWSPGTPLKVLIAASFHERKGIPYALEALARLNREVPVEITVIGDAGASEESREEKRKIMEVIERMDLGPVTRMLGFQPHEVFWREAYANHVFLSPSITGSDGDTEGGAPVAIIELAASGMPIVSSRHCDIPEIVLDGQTGWLAGERDVDGLLDCLHQCLAAASGWDGILAAGRRRIETEYDAATQGRRLAAIYQQLVGAGH
- the pstB gene encoding phosphate ABC transporter ATP-binding protein PstB, yielding MYKASVRVSGALYPHDPAAAAGDAVITSPRIACRHLNVYYGAKHAIRNLTLDIGRNEVLALIGPSGCGKTTFLRCLNRMNDSIEGCRVTGEIHIDGRNVCHGGIDVVPLRAMVGMVFQKPNPFPKSIYDNIAFGPRLHGLASSRAELDRIVESSLRRAGLWDEVKDGLDQMGTSLSGGQQQRLCIARAISVNPEVILMDEPCSALDPFATAAIEQLIDELRELYTIVIVTHSLSQAARVAQRVAYFHLGCLIEVGATDAIFQNPRHKLTEDYITGRFG
- a CDS encoding tyrosine-type recombinase/integrase; this translates as MLAYRGGHDTENVRWSLRQLYPHFTGMVLEEMRGLDVRAYIQKREQDGVKPATINKEIGVLSAALNWAREELEWDVPNPAKGRRLKEADGRLRWLSRAEAEALIRAAGDARQAPHLVDFIRLGLNTGMRPGEMLALDWARVDLPRGLIYLGKRNQKNRKVGSIPLNQEARSTLIQRARFRATHCPASQWVFCDKEGNRIASIRKGFGIAVRKAGLIDVHPHDLRRTCGSWLVQSGQSIHAVSDLLRHSDIRVTHEHYAHLAPENLRDAVSVLDEYRSRFRHGNRSVTAEK
- a CDS encoding helix-turn-helix domain-containing protein, producing MAILWSFDETARQLGNVSIRTVRRMIDRGELPTVRIGRRRMIPAEYVHAYVAEQIDLAHNFSRAGNVRQEKRTWLNEARGSTGAPIHKRGGQATPTAAAIELAAVLGLQTGKKPKHS
- a CDS encoding recombinase RecT, which codes for MATSVAELKNRTAPPTRRDIAALPKEKQLPAMLESFKGEIQRALPRHLNPDRMCRIALTEFRKNPKLAQCEPASVFAAIIQASQLGLEPGLMGQAYLIPYGQQCQLIPGYQGLIDLVRRSGLIKRIEAHVVRDGDRFTYRTGLTTVLEHEPALDGEPGDLRLAYAVAEFSDGGCHVEVMTRAQIEAIRDRSQNVQSARKWKKETPWDTDTEEMWRKTAIRRICKYLPKSAELATAVALDDAAAQGGQSLSVDDAIDGTWTPAEASDTPVVRSVETVDTETGEIVQETAAPPAALPSPAVADWLAAIESFTTKPEIARAVKDIREDNRLSADEHSELLRALASRQEALKSP